The Campylobacter sp. MIT 99-7217 nucleotide sequence AGCAAAAACGGGAGTTTTAGCGATGATAGAAGGCAAAAAAAGCTCAAATGCAAAGTGCGTGCTTTTGCGTGCAGATATGGACGCTTTGCCTGTAGAGGAAGAAACAAATTTAGATTTTGCTTCAAAGATAAAGGGCAAAATGCACGCTTGCGGGCATGATGGACATAGTGCAGCACTTGTAGGGGCTGCTCTTATTTTAAATGAGCTTAAAGATGAATTTGAAGGCTGTGTAAAGATCATGTTTCAGCCTGCTGAAGAGGGAAGTGGCGGTGCTAAGCCCATGATTGATGAGGGGATTTTGGAAAATCCAAAAGTTGATGCCGTTTTTGGCTGTCATTTATGGGGAGCTTTGCTTAAAGGTACAGCCCAGATTGTAAGTGGAGAGATGATGGCAGGGGTTGATGTCTTTGATCTTGAGTTTATCGGTAAGGGAGGGCATGGCGCTCACCCTCATACAACCATAGATCCTGTTTTGATGAGTGCAAGATTTATAAATGGGGTTCAAAGTATTATTTCAAGAAGGCTTGCACCTACTGAAGCTGGAGTGATCACTATAGGTTGCGTTCAAGCAGGCACAACCTTTAATGTTATCCCTCAAAATGCCATTTTAAAAGGCACTGTGCGTTATCTTAATGAACAAAGTCAAAAATTGCTCCAAACAAATATTCAAAAAATGGCTGAGGCTGTTTGTCTTGAATTTGGAGGAAGTTTTAAGCTTGATTATAAAAGAGAATATCCTCCTTTGATCAACGACAAAAACGCAGCTTCCATAGCTAGAAAGGCTTTTGCAAAGGTGCTTAAAGAAGAAGCGATCATTACAGAAGCTAAGCCTGATATGGGTGCTGAAGATTTTGCCTTTTTAACGCGTGAAAGAA carries:
- a CDS encoding M20 family metallopeptidase, which produces MIEKIKLLSKKYYPKIKELRHQIHMHPELEFEEENTAKLICECLDEAKIPYKKGIAKTGVLAMIEGKKSSNAKCVLLRADMDALPVEEETNLDFASKIKGKMHACGHDGHSAALVGAALILNELKDEFEGCVKIMFQPAEEGSGGAKPMIDEGILENPKVDAVFGCHLWGALLKGTAQIVSGEMMAGVDVFDLEFIGKGGHGAHPHTTIDPVLMSARFINGVQSIISRRLAPTEAGVITIGCVQAGTTFNVIPQNAILKGTVRYLNEQSQKLLQTNIQKMAEAVCLEFGGSFKLDYKREYPPLINDKNAASIARKAFAKVLKEEAIITEAKPDMGAEDFAFLTRERMGAYVFVGISKDLDNPVLHHNPKFCFDDEELEILMQGESLMALEFLSS